In a single window of the Dinghuibacter silviterrae genome:
- a CDS encoding MutS-related protein, whose protein sequence is MKAMDYYAQKLEATAGLLAQARRRRSALAWARAIAILTALVTGYMAYQYQEPWWVLVVVAGLAAFGRAIILDVNNNARIRRLEGLETLVKQEQDGVTDLSGDMPYEEDHPYAYDLDIFGKGSLYKMVNRCHSEPGRLKMAHWLLHPADRETIRARQEAVKELGTDPDGIFDLAALCRETPLKIQTAERISRWLRRGHTPFQEKYWTWVRWGYPVVTLGLLGFYIGGMIPAAVFGFCCVVFLGVSSSLSKRVIEPYIVLSGIVGEIGSLSEGVSLMEKRAAKTILTKRLQENLTTPKSAAHEIKQLDRLLHRFDYRLSPLIFLPLNAFLLWDLWQMHGLNQWRERNREGVERWVETLAEMEALGSLALLHFNHPEWCFPEIDAEQNVFEATALGHPLIQAEKRVTNDFKTQGAGQLELITGSNMAGKSTFLRTVGINMVMAMAGGPVCATQTRVSTVLVVSSMRIADNLEDSTSTFYAELKKLRSIIDRVKRKEQVFILLDEILRGTNSRDRLAGSRALVRQLIRGGAAGIVATHDLELAQMETELPGHVHNYYFDVQFEGTELHFDYTLRKGVCTTRNAEVLMRRIGIEM, encoded by the coding sequence ATGAAGGCAATGGATTATTACGCGCAAAAACTGGAAGCCACAGCCGGTCTACTGGCCCAAGCCCGCCGCAGGCGCTCCGCCCTGGCCTGGGCGAGGGCCATCGCGATCCTAACGGCGTTGGTCACGGGGTATATGGCCTACCAGTACCAGGAACCTTGGTGGGTGTTGGTCGTGGTGGCGGGGCTGGCGGCTTTTGGGCGGGCAATCATCCTGGATGTGAACAATAACGCGCGAATAAGGCGGCTGGAGGGGCTGGAGACCCTGGTGAAACAAGAGCAGGACGGCGTGACGGACCTGAGCGGGGACATGCCGTATGAGGAAGATCATCCGTATGCGTATGACCTGGACATCTTTGGGAAGGGGTCGCTGTACAAAATGGTGAACCGTTGTCATTCGGAGCCGGGGCGGCTGAAAATGGCGCATTGGCTACTACATCCAGCGGACCGGGAAACAATCAGAGCGCGGCAAGAGGCGGTAAAGGAATTAGGAACCGACCCGGACGGGATTTTCGACCTGGCGGCCTTATGCCGGGAGACGCCCCTGAAAATACAGACGGCGGAGCGCATATCGAGGTGGCTGAGAAGGGGCCACACTCCGTTTCAGGAGAAGTACTGGACGTGGGTGCGGTGGGGTTACCCGGTGGTGACGCTGGGGCTCCTGGGCTTTTATATAGGGGGGATGATCCCGGCGGCCGTGTTTGGGTTTTGTTGCGTGGTGTTCCTGGGGGTGTCGTCAAGCCTGAGCAAACGGGTGATTGAACCTTACATCGTCCTTTCGGGGATCGTGGGGGAGATCGGGAGCCTTTCGGAAGGTGTAAGTCTGATGGAGAAGCGGGCGGCAAAAACAATATTGACAAAACGCTTGCAAGAAAATCTAACCACCCCGAAGAGCGCCGCGCACGAAATCAAACAACTGGACCGCCTGCTGCACCGGTTCGACTACCGGCTGAGCCCTTTGATTTTCCTTCCCCTAAATGCCTTCCTGCTTTGGGACCTGTGGCAGATGCACGGGCTGAACCAATGGCGGGAGCGGAACCGGGAGGGGGTGGAACGGTGGGTGGAGACGCTGGCGGAAATGGAAGCGCTGGGGAGCCTGGCGTTGCTGCATTTCAACCACCCGGAGTGGTGTTTCCCGGAAATAGACGCGGAACAGAACGTGTTCGAGGCAACAGCCCTCGGTCATCCACTGATCCAAGCAGAAAAACGGGTAACAAACGACTTCAAAACACAAGGCGCGGGCCAGTTGGAGCTGATCACAGGCTCCAACATGGCCGGCAAAAGCACTTTCCTCCGGACCGTGGGCATCAATATGGTGATGGCGATGGCGGGTGGGCCGGTATGTGCAACACAAACCCGGGTGTCGACGGTGTTGGTGGTGAGCAGCATGCGGATCGCGGACAACCTGGAGGACAGTACGTCGACGTTTTATGCAGAGCTGAAGAAATTAAGAAGCATCATCGACCGGGTCAAAAGAAAAGAACAGGTCTTTATCCTGCTGGACGAGATCCTGAGGGGGACGAACTCACGGGACCGGCTGGCCGGGTCTAGGGCGCTGGTGCGCCAGCTGATCCGTGGCGGTGCGGCAGGGATCGTGGCGACGCACGACCTGGAGCTGGCGCAGATGGAAACGGAGCTGCCGGGGCATGTCCACAATTACTACTTTGACGTGCAATTCGAAGGAACCGAATTGCACTTCGACTATACGCTGCGCAAGGGGGTGTGCACCACGCGGAATGCGGAGGTGTTGATGCGGCGCATCGGGATCGAAATGTAG
- the rseP gene encoding RIP metalloprotease RseP has translation MTVLLVADLSGPLNQAGQFILSLSVIIVLHEMGHFLPAKWFKCRVEKFMLFFDAGFSLFKKKIGETVYGLGWIPLGGYVKISGMIDESMDKEALKLPPKPYEFRSKPAWQRLIIMSGGVIMNFLLAFVLFAVILQIWGDTYLPPQSTTYGLYADSLGRKIGLQTGDRIMSIDGKPVKNEEKVVLDIFTHSAKSIQVQRDGQMINLSIPDEFIGELSHNRLDGFAEVAFPNIVDTVKKTNIVSGELKRGDRVISLAGIPTPDYMTFVTTRVHYKKDTVDLGLIRGTDTVHIKSVLDSNGAVGFIPVPPDSLVRLTTVKYDFIASFPAGVRKSIEVMQDYIAQLKLLFTNKHVKSQDSLGSVLTMAKAYRTKWDWESTWRLTAFLSVILGFMNFLPIPALDGGHILFLLVEMITGRKPGDKFLEYAQVTGMVILVALMAYALGLDVFRAFFKH, from the coding sequence ATGACCGTATTACTCGTGGCCGATTTGTCAGGCCCTCTGAACCAAGCCGGACAATTCATTTTATCCCTTTCCGTTATCATCGTACTCCACGAAATGGGGCACTTCCTACCCGCCAAGTGGTTTAAATGCCGTGTCGAAAAATTCATGCTGTTCTTTGACGCCGGCTTTTCATTATTCAAGAAAAAAATAGGGGAAACAGTCTACGGTCTCGGTTGGATCCCTCTCGGTGGCTACGTCAAGATCTCCGGGATGATCGACGAAAGCATGGACAAGGAGGCGCTCAAGCTGCCGCCCAAGCCCTACGAGTTCCGGAGCAAACCCGCCTGGCAACGCCTCATCATCATGTCCGGCGGTGTCATCATGAACTTCCTGCTGGCCTTCGTATTGTTTGCCGTCATTCTCCAGATATGGGGCGACACCTACCTGCCGCCTCAAAGTACAACCTACGGTCTGTACGCCGACTCCCTTGGCCGCAAGATCGGTCTCCAGACCGGTGACCGGATCATGTCCATCGACGGCAAACCCGTCAAAAACGAAGAAAAGGTCGTCCTCGATATCTTCACCCACAGCGCCAAAAGCATCCAGGTCCAGCGCGACGGCCAGATGATCAACCTCTCCATCCCCGACGAATTCATCGGCGAGCTCAGCCACAACAGGCTCGACGGCTTCGCCGAGGTGGCTTTCCCCAACATCGTCGATACGGTCAAAAAGACAAATATCGTTTCGGGCGAACTGAAAAGGGGAGACCGCGTGATTTCGCTCGCGGGCATACCCACCCCGGACTACATGACCTTTGTGACAACCCGTGTCCACTATAAAAAGGATACCGTTGACCTTGGCCTGATCCGTGGTACAGACACCGTACACATCAAGTCCGTCCTGGATTCCAACGGCGCCGTCGGGTTCATCCCCGTCCCTCCCGATTCCCTCGTGCGGCTGACCACCGTCAAGTATGACTTCATTGCCTCTTTCCCCGCGGGTGTCCGCAAAAGCATTGAAGTGATGCAGGACTATATCGCCCAGCTCAAACTCCTGTTCACCAATAAACACGTCAAGTCCCAGGACTCCCTCGGTTCCGTGCTCACCATGGCCAAGGCCTACCGCACCAAATGGGATTGGGAAAGCACCTGGAGGCTCACCGCTTTCCTCAGCGTCATCCTGGGCTTTATGAACTTCCTTCCCATTCCCGCCCTCGACGGCGGGCATATCCTGTTCCTGCTCGTGGAAATGATCACCGGCCGCAAACCCGGGGATAAGTTCCTGGAGTATGCGCAGGTCACGGGGATGGTTATCCTGGTGGCGCTGATGGCGTATGCCCTCGGGTTGGATGTGTTCCGGGCGTTCTTCAAACACTAG
- a CDS encoding DUF3050 domain-containing protein — MEKNISDLLVATAPTREKLIGHPLYRTLDRLEYLRAFMEIHCFAVWDFMSLLKALSQSLTCTTVPWLPVGNAETRYLINEIVTGEESDLDESGNRASHFELYLRAMRQAGADVTPINRFIGLLQKGRNVEDALDEAEAPAAAKQFVQHTFSVIATGKPHIIAAVFTFGREDLIPAIFIEMVREIAIQFPGSVDILKYYLERHIEVDGDHHSHLAYQMTTGLCGDDAKKWEEATSAAGAALEARLALWDGVLRKNEK; from the coding sequence ATGGAAAAGAATATTAGCGATCTATTGGTGGCAACGGCGCCCACCCGGGAAAAGTTGATCGGGCATCCTTTATATCGTACGCTCGACAGGCTGGAGTATTTGCGCGCATTCATGGAAATACACTGTTTCGCGGTTTGGGATTTTATGTCCTTACTTAAAGCGTTATCTCAATCCCTCACGTGTACGACCGTGCCATGGCTGCCGGTGGGCAACGCTGAAACACGGTACCTGATCAATGAAATCGTGACGGGGGAGGAAAGCGATCTTGATGAATCCGGCAACCGCGCCAGCCACTTCGAGCTGTATTTGCGTGCCATGCGGCAGGCCGGGGCCGATGTGACGCCTATCAACCGGTTTATTGGATTGTTGCAAAAGGGTAGGAACGTCGAAGATGCACTGGACGAGGCGGAGGCTCCCGCAGCAGCCAAGCAATTTGTACAACATACGTTTAGTGTTATCGCCACCGGAAAGCCACATATTATAGCGGCGGTTTTCACGTTTGGACGGGAGGACCTTATACCAGCCATCTTTATCGAAATGGTCAGGGAAATTGCGATTCAGTTCCCGGGAAGCGTGGACATCCTGAAATATTACCTGGAGCGGCATATTGAAGTGGATGGCGATCATCATTCGCACCTGGCCTACCAGATGACAACCGGGCTTTGCGGGGATGATGCGAAAAAATGGGAGGAGGCGACATCGGCTGCGGGTGCGGCACTGGAAGCACGGTTGGCTTTGTGGGATGGTGTTCTGAGGAAAAATGAAAAATAA
- a CDS encoding ABC transporter permease → MLKNHITSAFRNLWKNRTYTILNIIGLTIGITCAAFIFLWVEDETTFNYNFVNRDHLYHIMQNEKSNRGISTSGSTPGPLSDAVKAEIPGIKNSGRLSWPMDELAIVGDKSIKINGIYADPSILSMYTLPFIQGNAKTAFQQVQSVIISESMAKEIFGETDPMGKTIKMNGNVGYAADGLYSVTGVFRDLPANCNYHFQWISPFKAWEIANPWVNRWDNPMPEVIVQLDPAASRDAVDNQLTHYLSKKVDGQENTLFLWSMNDWHLRANFENGMQTGGTIRYVHLFTLIAIAILLIACINFMNLATARSEQRTKEVGVLKVLGAGRGRLIGKFISEAVALSFLAVLLSIGLLYLLLPAYNTLVDKQLSIHLFQFLHWSSLLAVAIVAGIVAGSYPAFYLSSFNPIFVLKGLRIKSGGSVVFIRKGLVIAQFTASVILIICTVIIYQQVQHIKNRNIGYTMDKLVYLDLQGNMKKNFEVLKNRLIATGYVENAATALHDALHIYSAGNDMTWQGKDLNMKLPIHYNAVSPDYISTMHLQFLSGRDFYPTFGMDSQSVIINESMAKLMGKEGKTGSILSNGSYHAQVIGIIRDFVYNDIYGPGTPLILFPDLRGATVMALRFKPTADLSKALAATESVVTTENPGYPFEYHFADEAFDALFAVETLIGKLAGVFATLAVFISCLGLFGLAAYTAERRAKEMGIRKVLGASTRGLAGLLSKEFLQLVIISCLIAFPVAWWAMKGWLQGYEYRTTIHWWVFAVAGVLALVVALLTVSFKAIQTAWANPIKALRSE, encoded by the coding sequence ATGCTCAAAAATCACATTACATCCGCCTTCCGCAATCTTTGGAAGAACAGGACATATACCATATTGAATATCATTGGCTTAACTATAGGAATCACCTGCGCTGCGTTTATTTTCCTCTGGGTGGAGGATGAAACTACCTTCAACTACAATTTCGTAAACCGCGATCATCTGTATCATATTATGCAGAACGAAAAGAGCAACCGCGGCATCTCCACCAGCGGCTCTACCCCCGGCCCGCTCTCGGACGCCGTTAAAGCCGAGATCCCCGGTATCAAAAATAGCGGGCGCCTTAGCTGGCCCATGGACGAACTCGCCATCGTAGGCGATAAATCGATTAAAATAAATGGCATTTATGCCGATCCCTCCATCCTTTCCATGTACACCCTGCCTTTTATCCAGGGCAACGCCAAAACCGCCTTCCAACAAGTACAGTCCGTCATCATCAGTGAATCGATGGCCAAGGAAATCTTTGGCGAAACGGACCCCATGGGTAAGACGATAAAAATGAACGGCAATGTAGGCTATGCAGCCGATGGTCTTTATTCCGTGACAGGAGTCTTCAGGGACCTGCCTGCCAACTGCAATTATCATTTTCAATGGATCTCACCCTTCAAGGCCTGGGAAATAGCCAATCCCTGGGTGAACCGCTGGGATAATCCCATGCCAGAGGTCATCGTCCAACTCGACCCCGCCGCCTCCCGCGACGCCGTCGACAATCAATTGACCCATTACCTCAGCAAAAAGGTCGACGGTCAGGAGAACACCCTTTTTCTTTGGAGCATGAACGACTGGCATCTCCGCGCCAATTTCGAAAATGGCATGCAAACCGGTGGCACCATCCGGTATGTTCATCTCTTCACCCTCATTGCCATTGCAATCCTGCTCATCGCCTGTATCAATTTTATGAACCTCGCCACCGCCCGCTCCGAACAACGGACCAAAGAAGTAGGCGTTCTAAAAGTCTTGGGCGCCGGCAGGGGTAGGCTCATCGGAAAATTCATCAGCGAAGCCGTCGCACTCTCTTTCTTAGCCGTCCTGTTATCCATCGGCCTGCTCTACCTTCTCTTACCCGCGTATAATACCCTGGTCGACAAACAGCTCTCCATACATCTCTTCCAATTCTTGCATTGGTCCAGCCTGCTGGCAGTCGCCATCGTAGCAGGTATCGTTGCCGGCAGTTACCCCGCCTTCTACCTATCCTCCTTCAACCCCATTTTCGTGTTGAAGGGGCTGAGAATAAAGAGCGGCGGCAGCGTAGTCTTCATCCGAAAGGGACTGGTCATCGCCCAGTTCACCGCCTCGGTTATTCTCATTATTTGCACGGTCATCATTTATCAGCAGGTGCAACATATCAAAAACCGCAACATCGGTTATACGATGGACAAACTCGTTTATTTGGATTTGCAGGGGAATATGAAAAAGAATTTCGAGGTCCTGAAGAACAGGCTCATCGCCACTGGTTATGTAGAAAACGCCGCTACGGCCCTGCATGACGCTCTGCATATATATAGCGCTGGAAACGACATGACGTGGCAAGGCAAAGACCTCAACATGAAGCTCCCCATTCATTATAACGCCGTCAGCCCTGACTATATTTCAACCATGCACCTGCAATTCCTTAGCGGCAGGGACTTTTATCCAACATTCGGCATGGACAGCCAGAGCGTGATCATCAATGAAAGCATGGCGAAACTAATGGGCAAAGAAGGAAAGACCGGCAGTATCCTGAGCAACGGCTCCTATCACGCACAAGTGATCGGCATCATAAGAGATTTTGTGTATAATGATATTTATGGTCCCGGCACTCCGCTGATCCTGTTTCCCGACCTTCGCGGCGCTACGGTTATGGCCCTCCGGTTTAAGCCAACCGCCGACCTGTCCAAAGCGCTGGCCGCCACCGAATCCGTGGTCACCACCGAAAATCCCGGTTATCCCTTTGAGTATCATTTTGCGGATGAGGCATTCGATGCCTTGTTCGCCGTTGAAACGCTTATCGGCAAGCTTGCCGGTGTCTTTGCCACCCTGGCGGTATTTATCTCCTGCCTGGGTCTGTTTGGCCTGGCCGCCTATACCGCAGAGCGTCGCGCGAAAGAGATGGGCATCCGAAAAGTATTAGGCGCCTCAACCCGCGGCCTGGCGGGTTTGTTATCAAAAGAGTTTCTTCAATTGGTTATCATCTCGTGTTTAATCGCCTTTCCTGTCGCCTGGTGGGCCATGAAGGGCTGGTTACAGGGGTACGAATATAGAACTACCATCCATTGGTGGGTCTTTGCCGTCGCTGGTGTGCTGGCCTTGGTCGTCGCCCTCCTCACCGTCAGCTTCAAGGCCATCCAAACCGCATGGGCAAATCCTATAAAGGCTTTGCGGAGCGAGTAA
- a CDS encoding aminotransferase-like domain-containing protein — protein MNDIIDLQLNYPVLEGQEKQLKSAMTQALSEIHEILPICEPGGNPADREVGAKWLSQPGYTVSSQNLFIGTGGHNALINAILSASLTNKAIATDELTYSNVKSIAKLFGLRLIPCPMDADGMDPSALAVACETAGVAAVYLMPTVHNPLGTVMPLRRREEIIAVARDKDLVIIEDDAYGFLEDAIIPNFFHVAPERSFYIYSFSKPLARAIKTSYLLAPDRYSEKVTESFRLTGSTPATLSIITLNKLIASGAVSALIAAKRQEGNFRQQQARLLLSDYDITGHRNGWHFWISLPSAKQSADVSNALLKRGVLVVPSSSFAVHETAHRPGIRVAMGNEIDFDRVVKGIMMLKEAL, from the coding sequence ATGAACGACATAATCGATCTACAACTAAACTACCCCGTACTAGAGGGCCAGGAAAAACAATTAAAGAGCGCCATGACACAGGCGCTTTCTGAAATCCATGAAATACTCCCCATTTGTGAACCTGGCGGGAATCCGGCGGATAGAGAGGTAGGTGCGAAATGGTTGTCACAGCCCGGATATACGGTGTCGTCCCAAAATCTTTTTATAGGAACGGGAGGGCATAATGCGCTTATAAATGCGATTTTATCAGCCAGCCTTACAAACAAAGCCATCGCTACCGATGAGCTGACCTATTCGAATGTTAAATCTATTGCAAAGCTATTTGGATTGAGGCTCATCCCTTGCCCTATGGACGCCGATGGGATGGACCCATCTGCGCTGGCTGTAGCATGCGAGACCGCCGGCGTGGCGGCGGTTTATTTGATGCCGACTGTCCACAACCCGCTGGGTACGGTGATGCCGTTGAGGCGGCGGGAGGAAATTATTGCGGTGGCGCGGGACAAGGACCTGGTCATTATTGAAGATGACGCGTATGGTTTTCTTGAAGACGCCATCATTCCGAATTTTTTTCATGTAGCGCCCGAACGGTCTTTTTACATTTATAGTTTTTCAAAGCCGCTTGCCCGGGCGATCAAAACCAGCTATCTCCTTGCCCCTGACCGGTATTCGGAAAAGGTGACCGAATCTTTCAGGTTGACCGGATCTACGCCTGCCACCTTATCCATCATTACGCTAAACAAACTGATTGCTTCCGGTGCCGTAAGTGCCCTTATTGCTGCAAAAAGACAAGAAGGCAACTTCAGGCAACAACAGGCCCGGCTGCTGTTGAGCGACTATGACATTACCGGCCACAGGAATGGCTGGCATTTTTGGATATCATTGCCCTCCGCTAAACAATCGGCAGATGTAAGTAATGCCTTACTAAAACGGGGTGTCCTTGTTGTTCCTTCAAGCAGCTTTGCCGTTCATGAAACTGCCCACAGACCGGGCATACGGGTCGCCATGGGTAATGAAATTGACTTCGACCGGGTCGTTAAGGGAATAATGATGCTGAAAGAGGCGCTGTAG
- a CDS encoding P-II family nitrogen regulator, with protein MKKIEAIIRTSKFEEVKSELKKIGIDFFSYWEAAGIGNEHLREHHTYRGTIYDTQYISRIFIAIVLKDANVQKTVDCIEKAAYTGEIGDGMIFTYNIEESVRISNGARGDASTAGPGDEKL; from the coding sequence ATGAAAAAAATTGAAGCAATCATTAGAACTTCCAAATTCGAGGAGGTCAAAAGCGAGCTGAAGAAGATCGGTATTGATTTTTTTTCCTATTGGGAGGCCGCCGGCATCGGGAATGAGCATCTTCGGGAGCATCACACTTACAGGGGTACTATTTATGATACCCAGTACATTTCCAGAATTTTCATTGCTATCGTGCTAAAAGATGCAAACGTTCAGAAAACGGTCGATTGCATCGAAAAAGCCGCGTATACGGGAGAGATCGGGGATGGTATGATCTTCACTTATAACATCGAGGAGTCCGTAAGGATAAGCAACGGCGCCAGGGGCGATGCTTCAACTGCCGGCCCCGGAGACGAAAAACTTTGA
- a CDS encoding glycoside hydrolase family 71/99-like protein: MIRLAISLLLLIPLWSRAQNCRYPTYKGLVMAGYQGWFNTPGDSTGRHWHHYEHRGVFAPGSSEIDLWPDTREYAKTYPTPFHFTDGSPAAVFSSYDASTVRLHFKWMKDYGIDGVFMQRFVAEIRNPSGKRHFNTVLDNAISAATQYDRAICIMYDLSGMQPGEEQMTLADLDELTTKYDLLHGTRSPTYLHHHGKPLVVVWGVGFNDHRRYGFREAETLIDGIKSRGFSVMLGVPTYWRTLGRDCLQDSTLHRLIRKCDIVAPWFVGRYNENSYPVFSSLLKDDLAWCNENGVDYAPLAFPGFSWKNMNGPQSTAVPRNRGHFFWEQVAAVRAAGAGMLYIAMFDEMNEGTSIFKCNTVDRLPQNDGGSFVGIDTDLGSDYYLWLAGQAAAWWHGKKEYSAELPRRGR; this comes from the coding sequence ATGATCCGACTTGCTATTTCTCTGCTGCTCCTCATCCCATTGTGGAGCCGGGCACAAAACTGCCGCTATCCCACGTATAAGGGCCTTGTCATGGCGGGCTACCAGGGCTGGTTTAACACCCCGGGTGACAGCACCGGCCGCCACTGGCACCACTACGAACACCGGGGGGTATTCGCACCCGGCAGTTCCGAGATCGATTTGTGGCCGGACACCCGGGAGTATGCGAAAACTTATCCCACACCCTTTCATTTCACCGATGGAAGCCCCGCCGCTGTTTTCAGCTCCTACGACGCCTCTACCGTCCGGCTGCATTTCAAATGGATGAAGGACTATGGCATCGACGGCGTCTTTATGCAGCGATTCGTAGCGGAGATTCGCAATCCCAGCGGGAAACGCCACTTCAACACCGTGCTGGACAACGCGATCAGCGCGGCCACGCAATATGACCGCGCTATTTGCATCATGTATGACCTCAGCGGTATGCAGCCGGGAGAAGAGCAAATGACACTGGCCGATCTCGACGAGCTGACCACCAAATATGACTTGCTACACGGCACGCGAAGCCCCACTTACCTGCACCATCATGGCAAGCCGCTGGTCGTCGTGTGGGGAGTAGGATTCAACGACCACCGCCGTTACGGTTTCCGGGAAGCGGAGACCCTTATCGACGGGATCAAGTCACGGGGTTTCAGCGTCATGCTGGGTGTCCCCACCTATTGGCGGACGCTGGGTCGGGATTGTCTCCAAGACTCGACCCTTCATCGCCTTATCCGGAAATGCGATATCGTAGCCCCCTGGTTCGTTGGACGCTATAACGAAAACAGCTACCCCGTCTTTAGCAGCCTTCTCAAAGACGATCTGGCCTGGTGCAATGAAAATGGCGTAGACTATGCCCCCTTGGCCTTTCCGGGTTTTTCCTGGAAGAACATGAACGGACCGCAATCGACCGCCGTTCCAAGAAACCGGGGCCATTTCTTCTGGGAACAGGTGGCGGCCGTCCGGGCGGCCGGTGCAGGCATGCTCTATATCGCCATGTTCGATGAAATGAACGAAGGGACCTCCATTTTCAAGTGCAATACGGTCGACCGGCTCCCGCAGAATGATGGCGGCAGCTTTGTCGGCATCGACACCGACCTGGGCAGTGACTACTATCTTTGGCTGGCGGGGCAGGCTGCGGCGTGGTGGCATGGGAAGAAAGAGTATAGTGCGGAATTGCCGCGGCGGGGGCGCTGA
- a CDS encoding ammonium transporter yields MFRKILFILIVTLSALSSTVYAQKAPDPNGGNTGTVVDLDSTAGKIIDSVAKAKDTTVAGVSASVSKLANAVSTLANGDGHNKISINFVWLMMGGFLVFFMQAGFALVETGLTRAKNVAHTMAMNLFIYPAGVVGFFVSGFAIMFGGLGALGTLGGFDGLNHEVTVNLFGHTFGLFGAKGFCMNGVYDVGVLGFFVFQVVFMDATATIPTGAMAERWKFASFALSGLFVGGLIYPIYGNWVWGGGWLSQLGANFGLGHGHVDFAGSSVVHMAGGVLALVGAKMIGPRLGKYNKDGSINAIPGHNIPMAVLGALVLAFGWFGFNAGSTLAGTDLRLSVVAFNTLIASCMGAAASTLWIWFVRGNRPDVTMMVNGLLAGLVAITAPCAFVSPLGAVAIGLISGLIVVEVTLVVDRKLKIDDPVGAVAVHGANGLWGILALGLFADGTYGDGLNGVKGGVRGLFYGDGGQFVAEFIGGVVNFVWFAAAGWILFKLLDKIAGNRVNPEVELYGLDLHEMGLDGYAGVKMDKNAETPLSR; encoded by the coding sequence ATGTTTCGTAAAATACTATTTATTCTTATTGTCACCCTCTCTGCGTTATCATCGACGGTATATGCTCAAAAAGCCCCGGACCCCAATGGCGGAAATACCGGAACGGTAGTAGATCTGGACTCAACGGCCGGCAAGATAATCGACTCTGTCGCGAAGGCAAAAGACACGACGGTGGCAGGCGTTAGCGCCTCGGTAAGCAAGCTGGCCAATGCAGTGAGCACGCTTGCCAACGGGGACGGCCACAACAAGATATCCATCAATTTTGTCTGGCTTATGATGGGCGGTTTTCTCGTGTTCTTTATGCAGGCGGGGTTTGCCTTGGTTGAAACAGGCCTCACCCGCGCAAAAAACGTTGCACATACGATGGCCATGAATTTGTTTATTTATCCCGCAGGCGTGGTTGGCTTTTTTGTTTCAGGTTTTGCCATTATGTTTGGCGGCTTGGGGGCCTTAGGCACGTTAGGTGGGTTTGATGGATTAAACCACGAAGTGACTGTTAACCTCTTTGGACACACGTTTGGCCTATTTGGTGCAAAAGGCTTTTGCATGAATGGCGTATATGATGTTGGCGTCCTGGGGTTCTTCGTCTTCCAGGTGGTTTTTATGGATGCCACTGCCACCATTCCTACGGGCGCCATGGCTGAAAGATGGAAGTTCGCATCGTTCGCACTTTCGGGATTATTTGTCGGCGGACTGATCTACCCCATCTACGGTAACTGGGTCTGGGGAGGGGGATGGCTTTCTCAGCTGGGCGCCAATTTCGGGTTAGGCCATGGCCATGTCGATTTCGCGGGATCATCGGTCGTGCATATGGCCGGCGGTGTCCTGGCACTGGTTGGCGCAAAAATGATCGGCCCCCGGCTGGGGAAATACAATAAAGACGGCTCTATCAACGCGATTCCCGGTCATAATATTCCGATGGCCGTCCTGGGCGCGTTGGTCCTTGCATTTGGATGGTTTGGCTTTAACGCAGGTTCGACCCTTGCAGGGACTGACCTTCGTTTATCCGTTGTTGCATTCAATACGTTGATCGCCTCTTGCATGGGTGCGGCGGCATCCACATTGTGGATATGGTTCGTACGCGGAAATAGGCCAGACGTTACGATGATGGTGAATGGATTGCTGGCGGGGCTGGTGGCTATCACTGCGCCGTGCGCCTTCGTATCGCCGCTGGGAGCGGTGGCCATCGGACTAATTTCCGGATTGATCGTCGTCGAGGTCACCTTGGTTGTGGATAGAAAGTTAAAGATCGACGACCCTGTTGGTGCCGTGGCAGTCCATGGAGCCAACGGTTTGTGGGGGATTTTGGCGCTCGGCCTCTTTGCAGACGGAACGTATGGCGATGGGCTGAATGGGGTAAAAGGAGGAGTAAGGGGCCTGTTTTACGGAGACGGCGGGCAATTTGTCGCGGAATTCATCGGCGGGGTGGTTAATTTTGTGTGGTTTGCAGCGGCCGGTTGGATCCTGTTCAAACTGCTGGATAAGATCGCTGGGAACAGAGTTAACCCCGAAGTTGAACTGTACGGTCTCGACCTCCATGAAATGGGATTGGATGGTTATGCAGGTGTCAAGATGGATAAGAATGCCGAAACGCCTTTATCAAGATAA